A single region of the Elizabethkingia sp. JS20170427COW genome encodes:
- a CDS encoding RagB/SusD family nutrient uptake outer membrane protein, whose amino-acid sequence MMTHSTIKYIFYTVISLLVFVSCEQELQINSENAISPEQINKANIQYFLNGLYRTSTPYRDNYVFNDIRGGNYTWTVLSGNNSSYGVLISGNGLDDSNSFSSSFWNYCYSNIYDANNVIKAARDLNMTTVEAEARYVRAYLYYNLVTLFGGVPLVEVNTNENIPRAEKSKIWEFILSDLDYSIQNAKDFKVTGSTTASKQSSKALKARVLLALGKKIEAADIAEQVIIETGLSVDPDYGRIFRASANSSEIIFSYANLISETNVRMSQLFWPYGTDWAGSYFVQPSSDVINKVYQDQDIRKSINIKNIVNADATFNTIVSKYEDVQPMIISRVSEMYLIMAEGRGLSTKGVESLNEIRLKRNVPSLRLEDFSNQEDFLEEVLQERRRELFSEGFLFYDLVRTNKAIQLPNIKSKDNYLMPIPGSQIILSKGVLTQNPGY is encoded by the coding sequence ATGATGACACATTCAACTATAAAATATATTTTTTATACAGTAATTTCTCTGTTAGTATTTGTTTCATGTGAGCAAGAATTACAAATCAATTCAGAAAATGCTATTTCCCCAGAACAAATTAATAAAGCGAATATACAGTATTTCTTAAATGGTTTATATAGGACAAGTACTCCATATAGAGATAATTATGTATTCAATGACATAAGAGGAGGAAATTATACTTGGACAGTATTATCAGGAAATAATAGTAGCTATGGGGTGCTGATTTCGGGTAATGGTTTAGACGATAGCAATTCTTTTTCTTCTTCATTTTGGAACTATTGCTATTCAAATATTTATGATGCTAATAATGTGATTAAAGCAGCTCGGGATTTGAATATGACAACAGTAGAAGCAGAGGCACGTTATGTTAGAGCATATTTATACTATAATTTAGTTACTTTATTTGGAGGGGTGCCTTTAGTGGAAGTTAATACTAATGAAAATATACCAAGAGCTGAAAAAAGTAAAATTTGGGAGTTTATTTTGTCTGATTTAGATTATTCTATACAAAATGCAAAAGACTTTAAGGTAACGGGGAGTACAACAGCTTCAAAACAATCTTCAAAAGCATTAAAGGCAAGAGTTTTATTAGCATTAGGTAAGAAAATAGAAGCAGCTGACATTGCCGAACAAGTAATTATAGAGACAGGATTATCTGTTGATCCAGATTATGGAAGAATTTTTAGAGCTTCAGCTAATTCTTCTGAGATTATTTTTTCATATGCTAATTTAATATCGGAAACCAATGTTAGAATGTCTCAACTATTTTGGCCATATGGAACAGACTGGGCTGGTTCGTATTTTGTCCAACCGTCATCCGATGTGATAAATAAAGTATATCAAGACCAAGATATTAGAAAGTCAATTAATATTAAAAATATTGTAAATGCAGATGCTACTTTTAACACAATTGTGAGTAAATATGAAGATGTACAGCCTATGATTATAAGTAGAGTTAGTGAAATGTATTTGATCATGGCAGAAGGACGAGGATTATCTACTAAAGGAGTGGAGAGTCTTAATGAAATTCGATTAAAAAGAAATGTACCCAGTTTACGATTAGAAGATTTTTCAAATCAAGAAGATTTTTTAGAGGAAGTATTACAGGAGCGTAGAAGAGAGTTGTTTAGTGAAGGGTTTTTATTTTATGATTTGGTTAGGACAAACAAAGCAATTCAATTACCTAATATAAAATCTAAAGACAATTATCTCATGCCAATTCCAGGCTCTCAAATTATATTGTCAAAAGGAGTATTAACTCAAAATCCAGGATATTAG
- a CDS encoding phosphodiester glycosidase family protein: MSLRVVYSWLVCLCVLSSCSLRKEVLLIKVGWKTTKVDRGVVLYTYSSQFLKDFDSYQNINVLALDLKRSKNKLKLFNHEKGDSLSSVSRKIPNIIASINGTYFEKDENKGLSTSFLKINGQIIDSIQINPKSLYGWKHEGCIHWSDKNVKIISGNNKVYKNLETLNIISGAPVLIEDYYPKGVTFVKSDIKNLERLKYEDPNRHQGVRHPRTAVAITDNDIILFVVVDGRNKNAAGMTSKELTIFLQKYFKPKDALNLDGGGSSTMWLKQSDGNGVVNYPSDNKKWDHNGQRIIKNGIYIVKGE, translated from the coding sequence ATGAGTTTAAGAGTAGTATATTCATGGTTGGTATGTCTATGTGTTTTATCTAGTTGTTCTTTAAGAAAAGAGGTGTTGCTAATAAAGGTTGGTTGGAAAACTACAAAAGTTGATAGAGGAGTAGTACTTTATACATATTCAAGTCAGTTTTTAAAAGATTTTGATTCTTATCAAAATATAAATGTATTAGCATTAGATTTAAAAAGATCGAAAAATAAATTAAAGCTTTTTAATCATGAAAAAGGAGACTCTTTATCATCCGTATCAAGAAAAATTCCTAATATAATAGCATCTATTAATGGGACTTATTTTGAAAAAGATGAAAATAAAGGTTTATCAACATCCTTTTTAAAAATAAATGGTCAAATTATAGATTCTATACAAATAAATCCCAAGTCTCTATATGGATGGAAGCATGAAGGGTGTATCCATTGGAGTGATAAGAATGTTAAGATAATTTCAGGCAATAATAAGGTATATAAAAATTTAGAAACGCTTAATATTATTTCAGGTGCTCCTGTACTAATTGAAGATTATTATCCTAAAGGAGTTACATTCGTGAAATCAGATATAAAGAATTTAGAAAGATTAAAGTATGAGGATCCTAATAGACATCAAGGAGTAAGGCATCCTCGAACAGCAGTGGCAATTACAGATAATGATATAATATTATTCGTGGTTGTCGATGGAAGAAATAAAAATGCTGCAGGTATGACTTCTAAAGAATTAACAATTTTTTTACAAAAATATTTTAAACCTAAAGATGCTTTAAATTTAGATGGTGGAGGGTCATCAACCATGTGGTTAAAACAATCAGACGGAAATGGGGTAGTTAATTATCCATCGGATAATAAAAAATGGGATCATAATGGTCAAAGGATAATAAAAAATGGAATTTATATTGTGAAAGGAGAATAG
- a CDS encoding TonB-dependent siderophore receptor → MKNTKQTILTIGTILLCSNTYAQVNDSTKTKTIEEVKISIGSRNKARVATETAVPVDVINISSQASLSPQSDLTQILNYAAPSFTSNSTTVADGTDHIDPAQLRGLGPDQVLMLLNGKRRHNTALVNINGSPGRGSVGTDLNAIPSFAIERIEVLRDGASAQYGSDAIAGVINVIMKRNTNRLDAAITAGANNSKGSNNHHKGWDGEKYQLDLNYGTNIGSKGFINLTGSLMHRGITSRALAATDAIFNAYNAIEQRALEGGVNISSLYGNISNTPNTSQIINYIHQYSQHVSYLTRAQQALIQGANTISALQSALNFDVTENELAYRGLTRDDFNMRVGQSRLSTGQLYANSEFELFGNVKGYAFGGYSYRDGNAGGFYRRPYQSRTATSIFPNGFLPEIASSIQDISMAAGIKGKIGTVNFDLSNTFGQNIFDYTIKNTSNTSMLYPSKTSFDAGGLGFTQNTINADFDKKFNILKGLNLAFGLETRFENYKIKEGEEASWASYDIFGNIITPTTPANIKPTDFFGAARPGGAQVFPGFRPSSALSKGRTSFAGYLDSELDVSDKWLVSTAIRYENYSDFGNTFNYKIASRYKITENINLRGAHSTGFRAPSLAQLYYNSTSTLFVGGVPYEVGYFTNDSVPAQVLGIPQLKQERSQSYSAGFTAKIPSINLTFTLDAYYIKIKDRVVVTDQFSKPSTPGVPGSPQNDLYNAFESAGANAAAFFANAIDTQTRGIEAVISHKANLSNNVKLNSDFALTASKTGRIGNIHASQLLENAGLVNNYFSESSRIYLEEATPRFKASLNNILEVNKLSIMMRNVYFGKVTDPNTMDANGDGIINGAIVNGQVIQTEHPVWKGKVITDLAFDYKFNKNLKLTIGANNLFDVYPSKNPGPSTVKIPSKDANGNIIYVNTSTIDLTNQNQFVYSRNTSQFGMNGRFLFIRANISL, encoded by the coding sequence ATGAAAAATACAAAACAAACGATCCTGACCATAGGAACAATATTATTATGTTCTAATACCTATGCTCAAGTTAATGATTCTACTAAAACCAAAACAATAGAAGAAGTAAAAATTAGCATAGGGAGTAGAAATAAAGCAAGAGTAGCAACAGAAACAGCAGTACCTGTAGATGTAATCAACATTTCTTCACAAGCTTCTCTAAGCCCGCAAAGTGATTTAACACAAATCTTAAACTATGCTGCACCTTCTTTCACTTCTAACTCTACAACCGTAGCCGATGGTACTGATCATATTGACCCTGCTCAGCTAAGAGGCTTAGGTCCCGATCAGGTATTAATGCTCTTAAATGGAAAAAGAAGACATAATACCGCTCTAGTTAATATTAATGGCTCTCCGGGAAGGGGTTCTGTAGGAACAGATCTTAATGCGATTCCATCTTTTGCCATAGAAAGAATTGAGGTTCTAAGAGATGGAGCTTCTGCACAATACGGTTCCGATGCAATAGCTGGAGTAATCAATGTTATTATGAAAAGAAATACCAACCGATTAGATGCTGCTATTACGGCTGGAGCAAATAACTCTAAAGGTAGTAATAACCATCACAAAGGATGGGATGGAGAAAAATATCAATTGGATCTAAATTATGGTACTAATATTGGATCCAAAGGTTTTATCAACCTAACTGGGAGTTTGATGCATAGGGGAATTACCAGTAGGGCTTTAGCTGCTACAGATGCCATCTTCAATGCTTATAATGCTATTGAACAAAGAGCTCTAGAAGGAGGCGTTAATATCTCTTCTCTATACGGGAATATCAGCAATACACCTAATACCTCACAAATCATCAACTATATCCATCAATATTCACAACATGTATCTTATTTGACTCGTGCTCAACAAGCACTTATCCAAGGGGCAAATACAATTTCTGCTTTACAATCAGCTCTTAATTTTGATGTAACAGAGAACGAACTAGCATATAGAGGACTTACAAGAGATGATTTTAATATGAGAGTCGGACAATCAAGGCTCTCTACTGGACAGCTATATGCTAATTCCGAATTCGAATTATTTGGGAACGTAAAAGGTTATGCTTTTGGAGGATATTCATATCGAGATGGTAATGCTGGAGGATTCTATAGAAGACCCTATCAAAGCAGAACAGCAACTTCTATATTTCCCAATGGTTTCTTACCTGAAATAGCCTCCTCTATACAGGATATCTCAATGGCAGCAGGGATAAAAGGAAAAATAGGAACTGTAAATTTTGATTTAAGTAATACCTTCGGCCAAAATATTTTCGATTATACCATCAAAAACACTTCCAATACCTCGATGCTATATCCTAGCAAAACTTCTTTTGATGCAGGAGGGCTTGGTTTTACTCAAAATACTATTAACGCAGATTTTGATAAAAAATTCAATATTCTTAAAGGGTTGAATCTTGCTTTTGGATTAGAAACTAGATTTGAAAACTATAAAATTAAGGAGGGAGAAGAGGCCTCTTGGGCAAGTTATGACATTTTTGGAAATATTATTACCCCAACTACACCAGCCAATATCAAACCTACAGACTTTTTTGGAGCTGCTAGACCTGGGGGAGCTCAGGTATTTCCAGGTTTTAGACCTAGCTCTGCATTAAGCAAGGGACGAACTTCCTTTGCTGGATATCTAGATAGTGAATTAGATGTTAGTGATAAATGGCTTGTTAGCACTGCAATACGTTATGAAAATTATTCAGATTTTGGGAATACCTTCAACTACAAAATAGCCTCTAGATATAAAATTACAGAAAACATAAACTTAAGAGGAGCGCATTCCACAGGATTCAGAGCACCATCACTAGCGCAGCTGTACTATAACTCTACATCAACCTTGTTCGTTGGAGGGGTTCCTTATGAAGTAGGATACTTTACCAATGACTCAGTACCTGCACAAGTATTAGGTATTCCTCAACTAAAACAAGAAAGATCACAAAGTTATTCAGCAGGATTTACCGCAAAAATCCCATCTATTAATTTAACCTTTACACTAGACGCCTATTATATCAAAATAAAAGACAGAGTTGTAGTAACTGATCAGTTTTCAAAACCTTCAACACCTGGAGTTCCTGGAAGTCCACAAAATGATTTGTACAATGCTTTTGAATCAGCAGGTGCCAATGCTGCAGCCTTTTTTGCCAATGCTATAGACACTCAAACCAGAGGTATAGAGGCTGTTATTTCCCATAAAGCCAACCTAAGCAACAATGTTAAATTAAACTCTGATTTTGCCTTGACAGCTTCAAAAACTGGAAGGATAGGCAATATACACGCCTCTCAACTCCTAGAAAATGCAGGCTTAGTTAACAATTATTTTTCTGAATCTAGTAGAATATATCTAGAGGAAGCTACACCAAGGTTCAAAGCTTCCCTAAATAACATTCTTGAGGTTAACAAACTAAGTATCATGATGAGAAATGTATACTTCGGAAAAGTAACAGATCCTAATACAATGGATGCTAATGGAGACGGTATTATTAATGGTGCAATCGTTAATGGGCAAGTTATCCAAACTGAGCATCCTGTATGGAAAGGTAAGGTAATAACCGATTTGGCCTTTGATTATAAATTCAATAAAAATTTAAAATTAACTATTGGAGCTAACAATCTCTTTGATGTATATCCAAGTAAAAACCCTGGACCAAGTACTGTAAAAATACCATCAAAAGATGCTAACGGAAATATTATTTATGTCAACACTAGTACAATAGATCTTACTAACCAAAACCAATTCGTATACTCCAGAAATACTTCTCAATTTGGAATGAATGGTAGATTCTTATTCATTAGAGCAAATATTTCATTATAA
- a CDS encoding acyl-CoA carboxylase subunit beta, with amino-acid sequence MDIEFNKTEDHNKLKLSEINQLLSKIKKGGGEKRLQKLKEQGKLTARERINYLLDDPENAIEIGAFAGYEMYEEHGGCPSGGVIVVIGYVSGRQCIIVANDASVKAGAWFPITGKKNLRAQEISIENKLPIIYLVDSAGVYLPMQDEIFPDKEHFGRIFRNNAKMSSMGIIQISAIMGSCVAGGAYLPIMSDEAMIVDKTGSIFLAGSYLVKAAIGENIDNETLGGATTHCEISGVTDFKAKNDEEALDRIKKIMKSLGSSEQAGFNRIESFPPKENPNEIFGLIPTSRAAQYDTYEIIKRLVDNSEYEEYKADYGKTIICVHARIDGWSVGIVANQRKMVKSGKGEMQFGGVIYSDSADKATRFIANCNQRKIPLVFLQDVTGFMVGSKSEHGGIIKDGAKMVNAVANSVVPKFTIITGNSYGAGNYAMCGKAYDPRLIVAWPWAELAVMGGAQAAKVLLQIQESTLKKQGQNLNDKEKEDLLNTITSNYQKQTQATYAAARLWTDAIINPLDTRKWISMGIEAANNAPIEEKFNLGVIQV; translated from the coding sequence ATGGACATAGAATTCAATAAAACAGAAGATCATAATAAATTAAAACTCTCTGAAATCAACCAATTGCTTTCCAAAATAAAAAAAGGAGGAGGCGAAAAAAGACTTCAGAAATTAAAAGAACAAGGGAAACTAACCGCCAGAGAAAGAATAAATTATCTTTTAGACGACCCTGAAAATGCTATTGAGATAGGAGCTTTTGCAGGTTACGAAATGTACGAAGAACATGGAGGCTGTCCTAGCGGAGGGGTAATTGTCGTTATTGGATACGTATCCGGAAGACAATGCATCATTGTTGCCAATGATGCATCTGTAAAGGCTGGAGCATGGTTTCCTATTACAGGGAAGAAAAATCTAAGAGCTCAAGAAATTTCTATCGAAAACAAACTTCCTATCATTTATTTGGTAGATTCTGCTGGCGTATATCTTCCTATGCAAGATGAAATTTTCCCGGATAAGGAGCACTTTGGAAGAATTTTCAGGAACAATGCCAAAATGAGTTCTATGGGAATCATCCAGATTTCTGCAATTATGGGAAGCTGTGTAGCAGGAGGTGCTTATCTTCCTATTATGAGCGACGAAGCAATGATTGTAGATAAAACAGGAAGCATCTTCCTTGCGGGAAGCTATCTTGTAAAAGCCGCTATCGGCGAAAATATAGACAATGAAACTTTAGGGGGGGCTACCACCCATTGTGAAATTTCAGGAGTTACTGATTTTAAAGCTAAGAATGATGAAGAAGCTTTGGATAGAATTAAAAAGATAATGAAATCTTTAGGTAGCTCTGAACAGGCTGGATTCAACAGAATAGAATCTTTTCCTCCAAAAGAAAATCCTAACGAGATCTTCGGGTTAATACCGACCTCTAGGGCAGCACAGTATGACACTTACGAAATTATTAAGAGATTAGTAGATAATAGCGAATATGAAGAATACAAAGCAGATTATGGGAAAACCATAATCTGCGTACACGCTAGGATTGATGGATGGTCGGTAGGGATTGTTGCTAACCAACGCAAAATGGTAAAAAGTGGTAAAGGAGAAATGCAATTTGGAGGAGTAATTTATTCCGACAGTGCCGACAAAGCTACTCGATTTATAGCGAACTGTAACCAAAGAAAAATACCTTTAGTTTTCCTACAAGATGTTACAGGGTTTATGGTAGGCTCCAAATCGGAACACGGAGGCATTATTAAAGATGGTGCTAAAATGGTGAATGCCGTAGCCAACTCTGTAGTACCTAAATTCACCATTATTACAGGGAATTCTTATGGAGCTGGTAATTATGCAATGTGTGGAAAGGCTTATGACCCTAGGCTTATTGTTGCATGGCCTTGGGCGGAGCTTGCCGTAATGGGTGGTGCGCAAGCTGCTAAAGTGCTTTTACAAATCCAAGAAAGTACACTAAAAAAGCAAGGCCAAAATCTTAATGATAAAGAAAAAGAAGATCTACTCAACACGATAACTTCCAATTATCAAAAACAAACTCAAGCAACCTATGCAGCAGCCAGATTGTGGACAGATGCTATCATTAATCCTTTAGACACCCGAAAATGGATCAGCATGGGTATTGAAGCTGCAAATAATGCCCCAATAGAAGAAAAATTTAATCTTGGAGTAATACAAGTATAA
- a CDS encoding bestrophin family protein — MITSKYINYKHVVNLSGLHTVVLAVWCTIVSGVYYFFEWQWMLIPWLPVALIGTAEAFYVGFKNNQAYDRLWEARKIWGSIVNSSRALSSMLYAFEEKGASYIFQQEKRDIIAKRHLAWLYTFREQLLHPTEWEHIGSEHFFSKINHRRNRLIKAGFSDYDRTTLFLKKYLSEEEFKKRDEYKNFATFLIAQQSKDINSLKNEGCISEFNHMQLQQCLNLFYDFQGQAERIKKFPSPRQFASTALIFNIIFLIMLPLGLVSEFAKFGNWGIFLCIPFCVIIGWIYIVMELVGDYSENPFAGLMFDIPMLSICRSIEIDILQMMGETLENLPESISSKQGILV, encoded by the coding sequence ATGATTACCAGTAAGTATATTAATTACAAACATGTTGTTAATCTTTCAGGATTACATACAGTTGTATTAGCTGTTTGGTGTACAATAGTTTCAGGTGTTTATTATTTTTTTGAGTGGCAATGGATGTTAATACCATGGTTACCTGTAGCTCTTATAGGTACGGCAGAAGCTTTTTATGTAGGTTTTAAGAATAACCAAGCATATGATAGATTATGGGAGGCAAGAAAAATTTGGGGTTCTATTGTTAATTCTAGTAGGGCATTGTCTTCTATGCTCTATGCTTTTGAGGAGAAAGGAGCTTCATACATTTTTCAACAAGAGAAAAGAGATATTATAGCAAAAAGGCATTTGGCTTGGCTGTATACTTTTAGAGAGCAGTTATTACATCCAACAGAATGGGAGCATATTGGAAGTGAACATTTCTTTTCAAAAATTAACCATAGGAGAAATAGGCTGATAAAAGCAGGGTTTTCGGATTATGATAGAACAACACTTTTTTTGAAAAAGTATCTTTCCGAAGAAGAATTTAAAAAAAGAGATGAGTATAAGAATTTTGCAACATTTCTTATCGCTCAACAATCAAAAGATATCAATAGCTTGAAGAACGAGGGATGTATTTCGGAGTTTAATCATATGCAACTTCAACAATGTTTAAATTTATTTTATGATTTTCAAGGACAAGCAGAGCGAATTAAGAAGTTCCCTTCTCCTAGGCAATTTGCAAGTACCGCACTCATATTTAATATTATCTTTTTGATTATGCTTCCCTTAGGATTAGTTAGTGAGTTTGCTAAATTTGGAAATTGGGGAATATTTTTGTGTATTCCTTTTTGTGTAATTATTGGGTGGATTTATATCGTAATGGAATTAGTAGGAGATTATTCCGAAAATCCATTTGCAGGATTAATGTTTGATATTCCTATGCTTTCTATTTGTAGAAGTATAGAAATTGATATTCTTCAGATGATGGGGGAAACATTGGAAAATCTCCCAGAAAGTATTTCCTCGAAACAAGGTATTTTAGTTTAG